In Streptococcus sp. SN-1, a single genomic region encodes these proteins:
- the fmt gene encoding methionyl-tRNA formyltransferase, whose amino-acid sequence MTKLIFMGTPDFSATVLKGLLTDDRYEILAVVTQPDRAVGRKKVIQETPVKQAAKEAGLPIYQPEKLSGSPEMEAIMKLGADGIVTAAFGQFLPSKLLDSMDFAINVHASLLPKHRGGAPIHYALIQGDEEAGVTIMEMVKEMDAGDMISRRSIPIMDEDNVGTLFEKLALVGRALLLDTLPAYIAGEIKPEPQDPSQVTFSPNIKPEEEKLDWNKTNRQLFNQIRGMNPWPVAHTFLKGDRFKIYEALAVEGQGNPGEILSIGKKELIVATAEGALSLKQVQPAGKPKMDIASFLNGVGRTLTVGERFGD is encoded by the coding sequence ATGACAAAATTAATCTTTATGGGGACCCCCGACTTTTCAGCAACAGTCTTAAAAGGACTTTTGACAGATGACCGTTACGAAATTCTAGCCGTTGTGACCCAGCCAGACCGTGCTGTAGGCCGTAAAAAAGTTATCCAAGAAACACCAGTCAAGCAGGCTGCCAAGGAAGCAGGTCTTCCTATCTATCAACCTGAAAAATTATCTGGAAGTCCAGAGATGGAAGCTATTATGAAGCTAGGAGCAGATGGAATTGTGACTGCTGCTTTTGGGCAGTTTCTCCCAAGTAAACTCCTTGATAGCATGGATTTTGCGATCAACGTTCACGCTTCCCTCCTTCCTAAACATCGTGGTGGTGCGCCTATCCATTATGCCTTGATTCAAGGTGATGAGGAAGCTGGTGTGACCATTATGGAAATGGTTAAGGAAATGGATGCAGGAGATATGATTTCTCGTCGCAGTATTCCAATCATGGATGAGGACAATGTTGGCACCTTGTTTGAGAAATTAGCGTTAGTTGGTCGCGCTTTGCTTTTAGACACTCTGCCGGCCTATATTGCTGGGGAAATCAAACCTGAACCACAGGATCCAAGTCAGGTTACTTTCTCGCCAAATATCAAGCCAGAGGAAGAAAAACTGGACTGGAACAAAACCAATCGTCAACTTTTTAACCAGATCCGTGGGATGAACCCGTGGCCTGTTGCCCATACTTTCCTTAAGGGCGACCGCTTTAAGATTTATGAAGCTCTAGCTGTAGAAGGTCAGGGAAATCCAGGTGAGATCCTCTCTATTGGCAAGAAAGAATTGATTGTTGCAACGGCAGAAGGAGCTTTATCTCTCAAACAAGTGCAGCCAGCGGGTAAACCTAAGATGGACATTGCTTCCTTCCTCAACGGAGTTGGACGTACATTGACTGTAGGAGAACGATTTGGTGACTAA
- the rsmB gene encoding 16S rRNA (cytosine(967)-C(5))-methyltransferase RsmB, producing MTKVETARSLALAVLEDVFINQAYSNIALNKHLKGSQLSAADKGLVTELVYGTVARKLTLEWYLSHFIEDRDQLDSWLYVLLLMSAYQIRYLNKIPDHAVVNEAVELAKVRKKGSEKLVNAVLRRILREGWPDIASIKRKNKRDSIAYSLPVWLVSKLKEEYGEERAQAIFESLLVRNKASIRVTDLSRKEEIQTLLEASDSSLSPSGLVKEQGHFAGHDLFAEGAITIQDESSQLVAPTLDLQGNEQVLDACAAPGGKTAHIASYLTTGQVTALDLYDHKLDLIQENAERLGVADRVQRQKLDARKVHEFFGQDSFDKILVDAPCSGIGLLRRKPDIKYNKETADFASLQEIQLEILGSVCQTLGKGGIITYSTCTIVSEENFQVVEAFLESHPEFEQVKLEHECKDIMKDGCILITPELYGSDGFFISQFRKISD from the coding sequence GTGACTAAAGTAGAAACGGCTAGAAGTTTAGCCCTAGCGGTATTAGAAGATGTCTTTATCAATCAAGCATACTCAAATATCGCCTTAAATAAGCATCTCAAGGGAAGTCAGCTCTCTGCAGCAGACAAGGGTTTGGTAACCGAGCTGGTCTATGGAACGGTAGCCCGCAAACTCACCTTAGAATGGTATCTATCACACTTTATCGAAGACAGAGACCAGTTAGACAGTTGGCTTTATGTCCTTCTTCTCATGAGTGCCTACCAGATCCGCTATTTGAACAAGATCCCAGACCATGCTGTGGTCAATGAAGCAGTAGAATTGGCCAAAGTCCGTAAAAAAGGCAGTGAAAAATTGGTCAACGCCGTCCTTCGCCGTATCTTGCGTGAAGGGTGGCCAGATATTGCTAGCATCAAACGAAAAAACAAGCGTGATTCCATTGCCTATTCCCTTCCGGTTTGGTTGGTGTCTAAACTTAAGGAAGAATACGGAGAAGAGCGAGCGCAAGCTATTTTTGAAAGCCTTTTGGTGCGAAACAAAGCCAGTATTCGTGTGACTGATTTAAGCCGAAAAGAGGAAATCCAAACCTTGTTGGAGGCCAGTGATTCATCCTTGTCTCCTTCTGGTTTGGTTAAGGAGCAGGGGCATTTTGCAGGCCATGATTTGTTTGCGGAGGGAGCCATTACCATCCAAGACGAGTCCAGTCAGCTGGTTGCTCCGACGCTTGATTTACAAGGCAATGAGCAGGTTCTAGATGCCTGTGCGGCTCCGGGTGGGAAAACAGCCCATATAGCCTCTTATCTCACGACAGGTCAGGTTACTGCTCTGGACCTTTACGATCACAAGTTGGACTTAATCCAAGAAAATGCGGAGCGTTTAGGGGTTGCAGATCGGGTTCAAAGGCAAAAATTAGATGCCAGAAAGGTGCATGAGTTTTTTGGTCAGGATTCATTTGATAAGATTTTGGTAGATGCTCCCTGTTCAGGAATAGGTCTTTTGCGCCGAAAACCAGACATCAAATACAATAAAGAAACGGCAGATTTCGCGTCCTTGCAGGAAATTCAGCTAGAAATATTAGGTAGTGTTTGTCAAACACTAGGCAAAGGTGGTATAATAACTTATAGTACCTGTACTATTGTCTCAGAGGAGAATTTCCAAGTCGTTGAGGCGTTTTTAGAAAGTCATCCTGAGTTCGAGCAGGTAAAACTAGAACATGAATGTAAGGATATCATGAAAGACGGCTGTATCCTCATTACACCTGAATTGTATGGAAGTGATGGATTCTTCATCAGTCAATTTCGTAAGATATCGGATTAG
- a CDS encoding Stp1/IreP family PP2C-type Ser/Thr phosphatase, whose amino-acid sequence MEISLLTDVGQKRTNNQDYVNHYVNRAGRTMIILADGMGGHRAGNIASEMAVTDLGIAWVDTQIDTVNEVREWFANYLEIENQKIHQLGQDDAYKGMGTTLEAVAIIGNQAIYAHIGDSRIGLIRGEEYHQLTSDHSLVNELLKAGQLTPEEAASHPQKNIITQSIGQKDEIQPDFGMITLEPGDYLLLNSDGLTNMISGSEICDIVTSDIPLADKTATLVRFANNAGGLDNITVALVSMNEEDAE is encoded by the coding sequence ATGGAAATTTCATTATTAACAGATGTTGGTCAGAAACGAACAAATAACCAAGACTATGTCAACCACTATGTCAATAGAGCTGGACGTACTATGATTATTTTAGCTGATGGGATGGGAGGTCATCGCGCAGGGAATATCGCCAGTGAAATGGCGGTAACAGACCTAGGTATAGCTTGGGTTGACACCCAGATTGATACAGTCAATGAAGTGCGTGAATGGTTCGCCAATTACTTAGAAATTGAAAATCAAAAGATTCATCAACTTGGACAAGATGATGCCTATAAAGGAATGGGAACAACTCTTGAGGCTGTTGCTATTATTGGTAATCAGGCTATCTATGCTCATATTGGAGATTCTCGTATCGGTTTGATTCGTGGGGAAGAATACCATCAGTTAACGAGCGACCATTCTTTGGTCAATGAATTGCTCAAGGCTGGTCAATTGACGCCAGAAGAAGCAGCCAGTCATCCACAGAAAAATATTATTACTCAATCTATCGGTCAAAAAGATGAAATTCAACCTGATTTTGGAATGATTACCCTTGAGCCAGGAGACTATCTCTTGCTCAATAGTGATGGTTTGACCAACATGATTTCAGGCAGTGAGATTTGTGATATTGTAACTAGTGATATTCCTTTGGCAGATAAAACAGCGACGCTCGTGCGTTTTGCTAACAATGCAGGAGGTTTAGACAACATTACGGTTGCCCTTGTTTCTATGAACGAGGAGGATGCAGAATGA
- the pknB gene encoding Stk1 family PASTA domain-containing Ser/Thr kinase, protein MIQIGKIFAGRYRIVKQIGRGGMADVYLAKDLILDGEEVAVKVLRTNYQTDPIAVARFQREARAMADLDHPHIVRITDIGEEDGQQYLAMEYVAGLDLKRYIKEHYPLSNEEAVRIMGQILLAMRLAHTRGIVHRDLKPQNILLTPDGTAKVTDFGIAVAFAETSLTQTNSMLGSVHYLSPEQARGSKATVQSDIYAMGIIFYEMLTGHIPYDGDSAVTIALQHFQKPLPSVIAENPSVPQALENVVIKATAKKLTDRYQSVAEMYVDLSSSLSYNRRNEPKLVFNDTTKADTKTLPKVSQSTLTSIPKVQTQSPKPQAAKPSQQVSEDDYATKPVKKRKFRVRYMILLASIVLVAASLVWILSRTPATIAIPNVAGQTVAEAKETLKKANFEIGEEKSEASEKVEEGRIIRTDPDAGTGRKEGTKINLVVSSGKQSFQLSNYIGRKSTDVIAELKQKKVPENLIKIEEEESSESEAGTVLRQSPAAGTTYDLSKVSTITLTVAKKVTSVAMPSYTGSSLEFTKNNLVQIVGIKEANIEVVEVSTAPAGTAEGTVVEQSPKAGEKVDLTKTRVKISIYKPKTPPSTSSSAPAQRGNQGSTTTPSQGNQQGNQRENAPANTQSSSEGNHENSRD, encoded by the coding sequence ATGATCCAAATCGGCAAGATTTTTGCCGGACGCTATCGGATTGTGAAACAGATTGGCCGAGGAGGCATGGCGGATGTCTATTTGGCCAAGGATTTAATTCTAGACGGAGAAGAAGTGGCAGTGAAGGTCCTGAGGACCAACTACCAGACGGACCCGATAGCTGTAGCTCGTTTTCAGCGTGAAGCGAGAGCTATGGCAGATCTAGACCATCCTCATATCGTTCGGATAACAGATATTGGTGAGGAAGACGGTCAACAGTATCTTGCAATGGAGTATGTTGCTGGACTAGACCTCAAACGCTATATCAAGGAACACTATCCTCTTTCTAATGAAGAAGCAGTCCGTATTATGGGACAAATTCTCTTGGCTATGCGTTTGGCCCATACTAGAGGAATTGTCCATAGGGACTTGAAACCTCAAAATATCCTTTTGACACCAGATGGGACTGCCAAGGTCACAGACTTTGGGATTGCTGTAGCCTTTGCAGAGACAAGCCTTACTCAGACAAACTCAATGTTGGGGTCAGTTCATTACTTGTCACCAGAGCAGGCGCGTGGTTCTAAGGCGACTGTACAGAGTGATATCTATGCCATGGGGATTATTTTCTATGAGATGCTGACAGGCCATATCCCTTATGACGGGGATAGTGCGGTGACCATCGCCCTTCAGCATTTCCAGAAACCACTGCCGTCAGTTATAGCTGAAAATCCATCTGTGCCTCAGGCTTTGGAGAATGTTGTCATCAAGGCAACTGCCAAGAAATTGACAGATCGTTATCAGTCAGTTGCAGAGATGTATGTAGACTTGTCTAGTAGCTTGTCTTACAATCGTCGCAATGAGCCTAAACTGGTATTTAATGATACTACTAAGGCAGACACCAAGACTCTACCAAAGGTATCCCAGAGTACTCTGACCTCGATTCCTAAGGTACAAACACAAAGTCCGAAGCCACAGGCTGCGAAGCCGAGTCAGCAGGTTTCAGAAGACGATTACGCAACCAAGCCTGTTAAGAAACGGAAATTTAGAGTTCGCTATATGATTTTGTTGGCCAGCATTGTATTGGTAGCAGCTTCTCTTGTTTGGATACTATCCAGAACTCCTGCAACCATTGCTATTCCAAATGTGGCAGGTCAGACAGTTGCGGAGGCCAAGGAAACTCTCAAGAAAGCCAATTTTGAGATTGGCGAGGAGAAATCAGAGGCTAGTGAAAAGGTGGAAGAAGGGCGGATTATTCGTACAGATCCTGACGCTGGAACTGGTCGAAAAGAAGGAACGAAAATCAATTTGGTTGTCTCATCAGGCAAGCAATCTTTCCAATTGAGTAACTATATCGGCCGTAAATCGACAGATGTTATCGCAGAACTCAAGCAGAAGAAGGTTCCTGAAAATCTCATCAAGATCGAGGAAGAAGAATCAAGTGAGAGTGAAGCAGGAACTGTTCTCAGACAGAGTCCAGCTGCCGGTACAACCTATGATTTAAGCAAGGTATCAACGATTACCTTAACCGTTGCTAAGAAAGTAACCAGCGTTGCCATGCCAAGTTATACAGGATCTAGTCTTGAATTTACTAAAAACAATCTCGTTCAAATTGTCGGTATTAAAGAAGCCAATATTGAAGTTGTAGAAGTGTCGACAGCTCCCGCTGGAACTGCTGAAGGTACAGTCGTTGAACAGAGTCCAAAAGCAGGTGAAAAGGTTGATTTGACTAAGACGCGTGTCAAGATTTCAATCTACAAGCCAAAAACACCGCCGTCAACGTCATCATCGGCACCAGCCCAACGTGGAAACCAAGGTTCTACTACAACACCAAGTCAGGGGAACCAACAAGGAAATCAACGAGAGAATGCACCTGCTAATACTCAATCAAGTAGTGAAGGCAACCACGAAAATTCACGTGATTAA
- a CDS encoding threonine/serine exporter family protein — translation MEESKELNAVIDVIMLAGTILLKSGSEIHRVEDTMIRIAHSQGIMDCNVLAMPAAIFFSIENTNISRMKRVTSSSYNIEKVCDVNQISRQLVGGKIDLETAFKQLTALQAQPLPYTKLQVTLAATFSAPFFSVMFSGNIYDALGAGVATLFGFTFSLYVEKFIRIPFVTAFAGAFVFGMIAQFWARYTGFPSTADLIIAGAVMPFVPGIALTNAVRDIMTNHINSGMSKMFESLLITLALGAGTSVALVLMN, via the coding sequence ATGGAAGAATCAAAAGAATTAAATGCCGTCATCGATGTGATTATGTTAGCTGGAACTATTCTTCTCAAAAGTGGTTCAGAGATTCATCGTGTAGAAGATACCATGATTCGTATTGCGCATTCGCAGGGGATTATGGATTGTAATGTTCTTGCCATGCCTGCCGCTATCTTTTTCTCGATTGAAAATACCAATATTTCGCGTATGAAGCGCGTGACTTCCTCTTCTTATAACATTGAAAAAGTCTGCGATGTGAACCAGATTTCTCGACAGCTGGTTGGGGGGAAGATTGATTTAGAGACAGCCTTCAAGCAATTGACGGCCTTGCAAGCCCAACCCCTTCCTTATACCAAGTTGCAGGTAACTCTGGCTGCTACCTTTAGTGCTCCTTTCTTTTCGGTTATGTTTAGTGGAAATATTTACGACGCACTTGGGGCAGGAGTGGCTACCTTATTTGGTTTTACCTTTTCCCTTTATGTGGAAAAATTTATCCGAATTCCCTTTGTGACGGCCTTTGCTGGAGCCTTTGTCTTTGGGATGATAGCCCAGTTTTGGGCTCGCTACACAGGCTTTCCTTCAACGGCAGATTTGATTATAGCTGGTGCGGTCATGCCTTTTGTACCAGGAATTGCCTTGACCAATGCGGTCCGTGATATTATGACTAACCACATAAACTCTGGTATGAGCAAGATGTTTGAATCCCTGCTCATTACTCTTGCTTTAGGGGCGGGAACTTCTGTCGCCTTGGTATTGATGAACTAA
- a CDS encoding threonine/serine exporter family protein, with translation MTLTTFLLQAVASLLAIITFLIVLNVQRSMLLPGGILGMAVWLIYLLLKEPTNVIVATFIAAIIGSCVSQILSILYKTPAVVFILAILAPLVPGYLSYRTTAFFVTGDYSHAIASATLVVMLALVISIGMASGTVILRLYSYLRKQHNS, from the coding sequence ATGACACTAACAACCTTTTTATTACAAGCAGTGGCAAGTCTTCTTGCTATTATCACTTTTCTAATCGTACTCAATGTGCAACGCTCTATGCTCTTACCTGGAGGGATTTTGGGCATGGCTGTCTGGCTAATTTATCTCTTACTTAAAGAACCGACCAATGTCATTGTAGCTACCTTCATTGCGGCCATTATCGGTTCATGTGTCAGCCAGATTTTGAGTATCCTTTATAAGACTCCTGCTGTAGTCTTTATCTTAGCAATCTTGGCACCTCTGGTTCCGGGTTATCTTTCCTATCGAACAACTGCCTTTTTTGTGACAGGGGATTATAGTCATGCCATTGCCAGTGCAACTTTAGTTGTCATGTTGGCTCTGGTGATTTCTATTGGAATGGCTAGTGGAACAGTGATTCTCAGACTTTATTCTTACTTACGAAAACAGCATAATAGTTAG
- a CDS encoding hydroxymethylglutaryl-CoA synthase, which yields MTIGIDKIGFATSQYVLKLQDLAEARGIDPEKLSKGLLLKELSIAPLTEDIVTLAASASDSILTEQERSEIDMVIVATESGIDQSKAAAVFVHGLLGIQPFARSFEIKEACYGATAALHYAKLHVENSPESKVLVIASDIAKYGIETPGEPTQGAGSVAMLITQNPRIMAFNNDNVAQTRDIMDFWRPNYSTTPYVNGVYSTQQYLDSLKTTWLEYQKRYQLTLDNFAAVCFHLPYPKLALKGLKKIMDKSLPQEKKDLLQKHFDQSILYSQKVGNIYTGSLFLGLLSLLENTDSLKAGDKIALYSYGSGAVAEFFSGELVEGYEAYLDKDRLNKLNQRTALSVADYEKVFFEEVDLDETNSAQFAGYENQDFALVEIVDHQRRYSKVEK from the coding sequence ATGACAATCGGTATTGATAAGATTGGTTTTGCGACCAGTCAATATGTCTTGAAATTACAAGACTTAGCAGAAGCGAGGGGAATTGACCCTGAAAAATTAAGTAAAGGACTCTTGCTCAAGGAATTGAGTATTGCGCCCCTAACTGAGGACATTGTGACCTTGGCAGCCAGTGCAAGTGACTCTATTTTAACTGAGCAAGAAAGATCAGAAATCGATATGGTCATTGTAGCTACCGAGTCAGGAATTGACCAGAGTAAGGCTGCAGCCGTCTTTGTTCATGGTTTGCTGGGTATCCAGCCCTTTGCTCGTAGTTTCGAGATTAAAGAAGCTTGCTATGGTGCGACAGCTGCTCTCCATTATGCCAAATTACATGTGGAAAATTCTCCAGAGTCCAAAGTCTTGGTCATTGCCAGTGATATTGCCAAATATGGTATTGAAACTCCAGGAGAACCAACTCAGGGTGCTGGAAGTGTGGCTATGTTGATTACACAAAATCCACGCATTATGGCCTTTAATAATGACAATGTGGCTCAAACTCGTGATATCATGGATTTTTGGCGTCCAAATTACTCAACAACCCCTTATGTAAATGGTGTTTATTCTACCCAACAATACTTGGATAGTTTGAAAACGACTTGGCTTGAATACCAAAAACGCTACCAGCTTACTTTGGATAATTTTGCGGCGGTTTGCTTCCACTTGCCTTATCCTAAATTAGCGCTAAAAGGCTTGAAAAAAATTATGGATAAGAGCTTGCCTCAAGAGAAAAAAGACCTCTTGCAAAAGCATTTTGACCAGTCTATTCTCTACAGTCAAAAGGTGGGGAATATCTACACAGGTTCACTTTTCCTTGGACTTTTGTCTCTCTTGGAAAATACAGATAGCTTGAAGGCTGGGGATAAAATTGCCCTTTATAGTTACGGAAGTGGTGCTGTGGCTGAGTTCTTCAGTGGTGAATTGGTTGAAGGATATGAAGCATATCTAGATAAAGACCGCTTGAACAAACTCAACCAACGAACTGCCCTATCCGTTGCAGACTATGAAAAAGTCTTCTTTGAGGAAGTAGACTTAGATGAAACAAACTCTGCCCAGTTTGCTGGCTATGAAAATCAAGATTTTGCCTTGGTTGAAATTGTGGACCACCAACGCCGTTATAGCAAGGTTGAAAAATAA
- a CDS encoding hydroxymethylglutaryl-CoA reductase, degradative produces MKISWNGFSKKSYQERLELLKAQALLSPERQESLEQDEQMSVTVADQLSENVVGTFSLPYSLVPEVLVNGQEYTVPYVTEEPSVVAAASYASKIIKRAGGFTAQVHERKMIGQVALYQVADPEQALEKIASKKAELLELANQAYPSIVKRGGGARDLHVEQLKSETDFLVVYLHVDTQEAMGANMLNTMLEALKPILEELSQGQSLMGILSNYATDSLVTASCRIAFRYLSRQKDKGREIAEKIALASQFAQADPYRATTHNKGIFNGIDAMLIATGNDWRAIEAGAHAFASRDGRYQGLSRWTLDVEREELIGELILPMPVATKGGSIGLNPRVALSHELLGNPSAKELAQIIVSIGLAQNFAALKALVSTGIQQGHMKLQAKSLALLAGASESEVAPLVERLIADKTFNLETAQRYLENLRL; encoded by the coding sequence ATGAAGATAAGTTGGAATGGATTTTCTAAAAAATCATACCAAGAGCGCCTCGAGCTGTTAAAAGCTCAGGCGCTCCTTAGTCCTGAGAGACAAGAGAGTTTGGAGCAGGATGAACAGATGAGTGTGACTGTGGCAGACCAGCTGAGTGAGAATGTAGTGGGAACTTTTTCTCTGCCTTATTCGCTGGTTCCAGAGGTTCTTGTCAATGGTCAGGAATACACAGTTCCTTATGTGACGGAAGAGCCCTCTGTGGTTGCTGCGGCCAGCTATGCCAGCAAAATCATCAAGCGAGCAGGCGGTTTTACTGCTCAAGTCCATGAGCGCAAGATGATTGGGCAGGTAGCCCTTTATCAAGTTGCTGATCCTGAACAAGCGCTAGAGAAGATTGCCAGCAAGAAGGCAGAACTCTTGGAGCTTGCTAATCAAGCCTATCCTTCCATTGTTAAACGCGGGGGTGGGGCGCGTGATTTACATGTAGAACAGCTCAAAAGCGAAACAGACTTTCTAGTCGTTTATCTTCATGTCGATACCCAGGAAGCCATGGGAGCCAATATGCTCAACACCATGTTGGAAGCCTTGAAACCAATATTAGAAGAACTCAGTCAGGGACAGAGTCTCATGGGAATTCTGTCTAATTACGCGACCGATTCTCTGGTGACAGCAAGCTGTCGCATCGCCTTTCGCTACTTGAGCCGCCAGAAGGACAAAGGACGAGAGATTGCGGAGAAAATAGCTTTGGCTAGCCAATTTGCACAGGCTGATCCTTATCGAGCCACTACCCACAATAAAGGAATTTTTAACGGTATTGATGCCATGTTGATTGCCACTGGTAATGACTGGCGTGCCATCGAAGCTGGAGCCCATGCCTTTGCCAGTCGAGATGGCCGTTATCAAGGTCTTAGTCGATGGACACTGGACGTTGAAAGAGAAGAATTGATCGGTGAGCTGATCCTACCTATGCCTGTAGCGACCAAAGGTGGCTCTATCGGTCTCAACCCTCGTGTAGCCCTTAGTCATGAATTACTGGGAAATCCTTCTGCCAAAGAATTAGCTCAGATTATCGTGTCTATCGGTCTCGCCCAAAACTTTGCGGCCCTCAAAGCCTTGGTGAGTACAGGGATTCAGCAAGGTCACATGAAATTGCAGGCCAAATCTTTGGCTCTCCTAGCAGGTGCTAGTGAGTCTGAAGTTGCTCCCCTAGTTGAGCGCCTCATAGCAGATAAAACCTTTAACCTAGAGACAGCCCAGCGCTATCTCGAAAATTTAAGATTATAA
- a CDS encoding LacI family DNA-binding transcriptional regulator — protein sequence MVAKLTDVAKLAGVSPTTVSRVINKKGYLSEKTIQKVNEAMRELGYKPNNLARSLQGKSDKLIGLIFPNISNVFYAELIDKLEHQLFKNGYKTIICNSEHDSEKEREYIEMLEANQVDGIISGSHNLGIEDYNRVTAPIISFDRNLSPDIPVVSSDNYAGGVLAAQTLAKTGAQSIIMITGNDNSNSPTGLRHAGFASVLPKAPIINVSSDFSPVRKEMEIKNILTHQKPDAIFASDDLTAILVIKIAQELGISVPEELKVIGYDGTYFIENYYPHLTTVKQPMKEIAQLTVDLLLQKIEGKEVATTGYFLPVTLLPGKSI from the coding sequence ATGGTCGCAAAACTAACTGATGTCGCCAAACTTGCAGGCGTCAGCCCTACTACCGTTTCTCGGGTTATCAATAAAAAAGGTTATCTCTCTGAGAAAACCATCCAAAAAGTCAATGAAGCCATGCGAGAATTGGGCTATAAACCCAACAACCTGGCTCGCAGTCTACAAGGAAAATCAGATAAGTTAATCGGTTTGATTTTCCCCAATATTTCTAACGTTTTCTATGCAGAATTGATTGATAAGCTGGAACACCAACTCTTCAAAAATGGTTATAAGACCATCATCTGCAACAGTGAGCATGACTCTGAAAAGGAACGCGAGTACATCGAAATGCTCGAAGCCAATCAGGTGGACGGCATCATTTCAGGTAGTCACAACTTGGGAATCGAAGACTACAATCGCGTGACGGCACCGATTATTTCCTTTGACCGAAACCTGTCACCAGATATTCCTGTCGTCTCCTCTGACAACTATGCTGGTGGGGTTCTTGCTGCCCAGACCTTGGCTAAGACAGGCGCCCAGTCTATCATCATGATTACAGGGAATGACAATTCAAATTCTCCAACTGGACTACGCCACGCTGGTTTTGCTTCTGTACTCCCAAAAGCTCCTATTATCAATGTTTCCAGTGACTTTTCTCCAGTCAGAAAAGAAATGGAAATCAAGAATATCTTGACCCATCAAAAACCAGATGCCATCTTTGCTTCGGATGATTTGACTGCTATTCTAGTCATTAAAATTGCTCAAGAACTAGGCATTTCTGTCCCGGAAGAGCTCAAGGTCATCGGCTACGATGGTACCTACTTTATCGAGAATTACTACCCTCATTTGACGACTGTGAAGCAACCTATGAAAGAGATTGCCCAACTCACTGTTGATCTCCTCTTGCAGAAGATCGAAGGTAAAGAAGTTGCGACAACTGGTTACTTTTTACCGGTTACTCTATTACCAGGAAAAAGTATTTGA